The Pyrenophora tritici-repentis strain M4 chromosome 3, whole genome shotgun sequence genome has a window encoding:
- a CDS encoding Herpes-BLLF1 multi-domain protein has product MKSFATALLIGAAAAANITVTNYHYVGVNGYPSLGFFLSADSVECSADHYVPGVAYKCNDPAWSFVIDADAPAEGNSFTLTHTVTCKTASAHFHIPLNGPIPTVLGQIGLGVTEELVVDEEQHGC; this is encoded by the exons atgAAGTCCTTCGCCACCGCCCTCCTCATCGGCGCCGCCGCTGCCGCAAACATCACCGTCACCAACTACCACTACGTCGGTGTCAACGGCTACCCATCCTTGGGCTTCTTCCTTTCCGCCGACAGCGTCGAGTGCTCGGCCGACCACTACGTCCCCGGCGTTGCGTACAAGTGCAACGACCCCGCCTGGTCCTTTGTTATCGATGCGGATGCCCCTGCTGAGGGTAACTCGTTCACTCTCACCCACACCGTTACTTG CAAAACCGCATCTGCTCACTTCCACATCCCCCTTAACGGTCCTATCCCCACTGTCCTGGGCCAGATTGGTCTCGGTGTCACCGAGGAGCTCGTTGTCGACGAGGAGCAACACGGTTGCTAG
- a CDS encoding BetA, Choline dehydrogenase and related flavoprotein, which produces MAPDLERVDSVDPAETYDYIICGGTSGCVIAGRLAQNLNARILVLEAGPDNANLENVHMAGGWSKNFDSETDWNIITEPMDKVDGRQVKVSRGRFLGGSSGVNGTVCIRGTKQDYDDWGLDEWTGDKMFEYMKRAETFHAKEWHEADMSVHGTAGPLHIEPHDLAPISELVKESCIEASLHYHPDMFSTGETAHGCGHVPRTVHQGIRTTAADFITKEFRRANITIKTEVTVDKILLAQANGEMIVTGVAAITKAGKKVEYQARKEVVVAAGAYCSPPILMRSGLGPKEELEKHNIECFVDLPGVGGNLMDHVLCFIFYEVSEPNLTNDHLVYHDNAIASTYQLYQENRSGILSTFPFGIFGYARLDDRLSDSELWKSAPREPGRDPMGLTPGQPNIEIWNTELYGGPKQYDDFPVDHKHVFAMCALLFNQHSRGSVKLASADPLQNPIVDHKYLDDPLDMLVMSEGCRFANEIVMKGSATKDVIKGSWPPDLTHHTYTKREDWEPHVRKHATTCYHASGTCAMGAPDDKNAVLDSRLRVRGVRNLRVADVSSVPKVNNGHTQMVAYGIGEGAAQIIKEDAMVKGRRNSFLRLTAEIEGYNC; this is translated from the exons ATGGCCCCAGATCTGGAACGTGTCGATTCGGTGGACCCTGCAGAGACCTACGACTATATCATCTGCGG TGGTACATCTGGCTGCGTAATAGCCGGTCGCCTTGCCCAAAACCTCAACGCCAGGATCTTGGTACTAGAAGCGGGCCCTGATAATGCAAATCTCGAAAATGTGCACATGGCTGGAGG ATGGAGCAAGAACTTCGACAGCGAAACAGATTGGAACATCATAACGGAACCAATGGACAAGGTAGACGGCCGGCAAGTCAAGGTTAGCAGAGGACGCTTTTTGGGAGGATCCAGCGGCGTCAATGGGACAGTGTGCATACGCGGCACCAAGCAGGACTATGATGACTGGGGCTTGGATGAGTGGACTGGTGACAAGATGTTTGAATATATGAAGAGG GCTGAAACCTTCCACGCAAAAGAGTGGCATGAAGCCGATATGTCCGTCCATGGCACCGCGGGGCCTCTGCATATCGAGCCCCACGATCTGGCACCAATCTCTGAACTCGTCAAAGAGAGTTGCATTGAAGCAAGCCTTCATTATCACCCTGATATGTTCTCTACGGGCGAGACCGCTCACGGATGCGGTCATGTACCGAGGACAGTACACCAAGGCATCAGGACGACTGCCGCAGATTTCATTACTAAGGAGTTTCGAAGAGCGAACATTACGATCAAGACAGAGGTCACAGTCGACAAAATTCTTTTAGCCCAAGCTAACGGTGAAATGATTGTAACGGGTGTCGCTGCCATTACAAAAGCTGGCAAGAAGGTTGAGTATCAGGCCAGGAAAGAGGTTGTTGTCGCCGCAGGAGCTTATTGCAGTCCTCCAATCCTGATGCGCTCGGGACTTGGGCCGAAGGAAGAACTGGAGAAGCACAACATCGAATGTTTTGTTGACCTACCTGGTGTGGGCGGCAACTTAATGGACCATGTC CTATGCTTCATCTTCTACGAAGTCTCAGAGCCAAATCTCACGAATGACCACCTAGTCTACCACGACAACGCTATAGCCTCAACCTACCAGCTCTACCAAGAGAACAGGTCCGGCATCCTCTCCACCTTCCCGTTCGGTATCTTCGGTTACGCCCGCCTAGATGATCGTCTCAGCGACTCTGAGCTCTGGAAAAGCGCACCTCGAGAACCCGGCCGCGACCCGATGGGCCTGACCCCGGGCCAACCCAACATCGAAATCTGGAACACAGAACTCTATGGTGGACCCAAACAATACGACGACTTTCCTGTCGACCACAAGCACGTTTTCGCCATGTGCGCGTTGCTGTTCAACCAGCATAGCAGAGGCAGCGTGAAACTAGCGTCTGCAGATCCGCTACAGAACCCAATTGTGGACCACAAGTACCTGGATGATCCGCTGGATATGCTGGTCATGAGCGAGGGGTGTCGGTTTGCGAATGAGATAGTAATGAAGGGCTCGGCGACAAAAGATGTTATCAAGGGAAGTTGGCCGCCGGATCTGACACATCACACGTATACCAAGAGGGAAGATTGGGAACCGCATGTTAGAAAACATGCTACAACTT GCTACCATGCATCTGGCACCTGCGCGATGGGCGCCCCTGATGACAAGAACGCTGTTCTGGATTCGCGCCTACGTGTGCGTGGTGTGAGGAATCTGCGCGTGGCCGATGTATCCTCGGTGCCCAAAGTCAATAATGGGCATACGCAGATGGTGGCATATGGAATCGGAGAGGGTGCGGCGCAGATCATCAAAGAAGATGCCATGGTCAAGGGAAGAAGAAATAGCTTCTTAAGGCTTACAGCCGAGATCGAAGGATACAATTGTTAG
- a CDS encoding PutA, Proline dehydrogenase, with protein sequence MLRRQNFQRFQSLALSQTSRTLSQTPRYVHQSASARQDVSASSVSTAQLLSTQPESKVARSKAVLGRLPTSTVLRSYLITAMSSQPMLLNACFGILRRMLDSKSFLMSIERNPVLSNLLKKTFYAQFCVGEHKDEVVKNTDFARTLGYGGILFEYALEVLGGQVPTAEETKMEIEVWRKGMLQSVDMAKEGDFVGLKWSGLGRHALNLLQNQQDATPEMWDAITAACDAAAAKGVSLLPGAEEEATNLGLEKWTLALQKKYNKPENGRAVLYITYQCYLRDISKRMAQHLEKASKEGYIAGVKLVRGAYLTSEPKHLTFDTKAGTDANYDACADAVVRQQWTDKVPAPTPGTPFPAVNIVLATHNLASVQAAQKIRAEQMLFTPPEKLPRLTYAQLQGMADEISQALVQDETMKADTQAKVIKCMTWGTTTECLNFLLRRASENKEAALRTEDTRRAMGKELWRRLRGVFGLA encoded by the exons ATGCTCCGACGACAGAACTTCCAGCGCTTCCAGAGCCTTGCTCTATCACAGACATCACGGACCTTGTCGCAGACACCTCGATACGTCCATCAGAGCGCGAGCGCACGCCAAGATGTTTCTGCCTCATCCGTATCTACCGCACAACTCCTCTCTACTCAGCCAGAGTCAAAAGTAGCCCGGTCCAAGGCTGTTCTAGGCCGACTACCAACATCGACCGTTCTGCGCTCCTACCTCATCACTGCCATGTCCTCACAGCCCATGCTACTCAATGCATGCTTTGGTATCCTACGGCGCATGCTAGACTCCAAGTCTTTTCTCATGAGCATCGAGCGCAACCCTGTCCTGTCCAACTTGCTCAAGAAGACCTTTTATGCTCAATTCTGCGTTGGCGAGCACAAGGATGAGGTAGTCAAGAACACCGACTTTGCGAGGACTCTGGGCTATGGTGGAATCCTTTTCGAGTATGCACTCGAGGTACTGGGTGGACAGGTGCCGACTGCCGAGGAGACCAAGATGGAGATCGAGGTGTGGAGGAAGGGTATGCTCCAAAGTGTCGACATGGCAAAGGAGGGTGACTTTGTCGGTCTAAA ATGGTCCGGTCTTGGTCGCCACGCCCTGAACCTCCTTCAAAATCAGCAAGACGCCACCCCCGAGATGTGGGATGCCATCACCGCCGCCTGTGatgccgccgccgccaagGGTGTCAGTCTCCTCCCCGGtgctgaagaagaagctACAAATCTCGGTCTTGAGAAGTGGACTCTTGCTTTGCAGAAGAAGTACAACAAGCCCGAAAATGGCCGCGCTGTCCTCTACATTACCTACCAATGCTACCTACGCGACATTTCCAAGCGCATGGCCCAGCACCTCGAGAAGGCCTCCAAGGAAGGTTACATCGCCGGTGTCAAGCTTGTGCGCGGCGCATACCTAACCTCTGAGCCCAAGCACCTCACCTTCGACACCAAAGCCGGCACCGACGCAAACTACGACGCCTGCGCCGACGCCGTTGTCCGCCAGCAATGGACTGACAAGGTACCTGCCCCAACTCCCGGCACACCCTTCCCCGCCGTAAACATTGTCCTCGCCACCCACAACCTGGCCTCCGTGCAAGCCGCCCAGAAGATCCGCGCTGAGCAGATGCTTTTTACACCCCCAGAGAAGCTACCCCGCCTCACATACGCCCAGCTCCAGGGCATGGCCGATGAGATCTCGCAGGCGCTCGTGCAGGATGAAACCATGAAGGCAGACACCCAGGCCAAGGTCATCAAGTGCATGACTTGGGGTACTACAACTGAGTGCTTGAATTTCTTGCTTCGCCGAGCAAGCGAGAACAAGGAGGCGGCGCTGCGAACAGAAGACACCAGGAGGGCCATGGGCAAGGAGCTCTGGAGGAGGCTGAGGGGTGTGTTCGGTTTGGCTTAA
- a CDS encoding CysJ, Sulfite reductase, alpha subunit (flavoprotein) — protein MASQTTESVPIPQPPPSLFIGNLSEIDPTNVPSSFQRLADIYGEIYQLDLPGRKGKVVVVSSYDTINDVCDAERFEKPINATLEEVRALTGNGLFTAYPGEKAWGVAHRLLMPVFGPMGIRKMFDDMMDIATQMLLRWDRFGPEHEILCSDDFTRLTFDMIGLCAFGYRFNNFYSDHANPFIDQMVEVLMESGKRSSRTAIENKLRVFAEANRQENVKKMHDLCDHIIADRIAHPQPDAKDLLNPMLEGVDKETGEKMSNELVRYNMVTFLVAGHETTSGTLGFLFYHLLKNPETYLKAQAEVDEVLGDGPLEAKHISQLVYIKFAIYEALRFLGPIALTTKHSLKPTKIAGKYQVQPEDHVLMNLRGLHHDPKVWGEDAEVFRPDRFLNGGWESLPPNAWKAFGDGMRACIGRTFAEQEMIMVVALIIQKFQVELADPAYQLHVSVTITQKPKDLKIKVRRRPGRTMAGLGGVGQNVPSQKAGAEKSNPSNGEQTPARDAKPITVLYGSNAGTCKSYAEDLETNASRFGFKANIASLDSATEHIPKDQPIVIIEPSYEGKPADNAKKFTAWLEGNANSKQLEGVQYAIFGVGNSDWTHTYHRIPKLTDDLFEKMGAKRFTETGLVNVKEDIMGPWEKWSEQMWNDLRKSSGTTVEVLGGQVQVAITPPKFATYLGGSDIGYGEVKVNKDLGCGEVGLAKKHMEIELPAGTSYRSGDYMVILPLNSITNVRRIMKRFDLAPDDNIIVTGTNKSFIATDSPISVFDLLMTRVELSTPISQKQLETLAEATSENKRGKLLELATDEVYKRDVISKRYSILDILEDYPDCQLDFATYLDSLKPLSPRQYSISSSPIANIEFTQKPDGTNTQRLTASLTYDVHEEAAWSGGGRQFRGAASTYLARQEPGEKVRCFTRPTNVNFHLPLDPTVPIIMICAGSGLAPMRGFIQERAVIKKARNATVGPAILYFGCRHHEKDFIYADELAQWEADGVVSVRGCFSKVAPEGQKAQRVPDRMWDERKELAQLFGEHGAKIFICGSASKLAKSTAEICMKIYMDTFPGKTEDDAQKWLEKVKEDRYVSDVFE, from the exons ATGGCTTCACAAACAACAGAATCCGTTCCAATCCCTCAGCCTCCACCCTCACTGTTCATCGGCAACCTCTCGGAGATAGACCCGACCAATGTGCCAAGCTCCTTCCAACGGCTTGCGGACATATATGGCGAGATTTATCAGCTCGATCTACCAGGTCGTAAGGGCAAGGTCGTTGTTGTTTCCTCATACGACACGATAAACGATGTCTGTGATGCGGAACGGTTCGAGAAGCCCATAAATGCAACGCTCGAGGAGGTTCGCGCTCTGACTGGCAATGGGCTATTCACAGCCTACCCTGGGGAGAAG GCTTGGGGCGTGGCGCATCGTTTGCTCATGCCGGTGTTTGGCCCAATGGGCATCCGCAAGATGTTCGATGATATGATGGATATCGCGACACAAATGTTGCTTCGATGGGATCGGTTTGGTCCAGAGCACGAAATACTGTGTAGCGACGACTTCACACG ACTTACGTTTGATATGATCGGCTTATGCGCATTCGGATATCGATTCAACAACTTCTACTCTGACCATGCGAACCCATTCATTGACCAGATGGTTGAAGTTTTGATGGAATCTGGAAAACGAAGCAGCCGCACAGCGATTGAGAACAAACTGCGCGTCTTTGCTGAAGCTAATCGCCAGGAGAACGTGAAGAAGATGCATGATTTATGTGACCACATCATCGCCGATCGCATCGCACACCCGCAACCAGATGCCAAGGATCTTCTCAATCCTATGTTGGAAGGAGTTGACAAAGAGACTGGTGAGAAAATGTCTAATGAGCTCGTCCGATACAACATGGTGACGTTTCTGGTCGCGGGCCATGAGACTACAAGCGGAACTTTAGGGTTCCTGTTCTACCACTTGCTCAAGAATCCAGAAACGTATCTCAAAGCCCAGGCCGAAGTTGATGAGGTTCTTGGCGACGGTCCCCTGGAGGCGAAGCACATCTCGCAGCTTGTCTATATCAAGTTCGCTATATATGAGGCTTTGAGGTTCCTTGGCCCTATTGCACTTACTACGAAGCATTCTTTGAAGCCAACGAAGATTGCC GGTAAATATCAGGTACAGCCCGAGGACCACGTTCTCATGAATCTTCGTGGACTACATCACGACCCAAAGGTTTGGGGCGAAGATGCTGAAGTGTTTCGACCGGACAGGTTCCTCAACGGTGGGTGGGAGAGCCTGCCTCCAAACGCCTGGAAGGCCTTCGGAGACGGAATGCGAGCCTGTATCGGTAGAACCTTTGCTGAGCAAGAGATGATAATGGTCGTCGCTCTCATAATACAGAAGTTCCAGGTCGAGTTGGCAGATCCTGCTTATCAGCTCC ACGTCTCCGTTACCATAACGCAGAAGCCCAAGGACCTGAAGATCAAAGTTCGCAGGCGACCTGGCCGAACTATGGCCGGCCTAGGCGGGGTGGGGCAAAATGTTCCCTCCCAAAAAGCAGGCGCGGAGAAATCCAATCCAAGTAATGGAGAGCAGACCCCCGCCCGGGATGCGAAACCAATCACTGTACTGTACGGCTCAAATGCAGGTACATGCAAGTCTTACGCGGAAGACCTTGAGACGAATGCATCTCGCTTCGGTTTCAAAGCCAACATAGCCAGCTTAGACTCTGCCACTGAACATATTCCGAAGGACCAGCCGATAGTCATCATTGAGCCCTCCTATGAGGGGAAGCCAGCCGACAATGCCAAGAAGTTCACTGCATGGTTGGAGGGCAATGCGAACTCCAAGCAACTTGAAGGTGTGCAATACGCCATCTTTGGTGTCGGCAACAGCGACTGGACTCACACTTACCATCGGATCCCAAAGCTGACAGACGATTTGTTCGAGAAAATGGGTGCAAAGAGGTTCACCGAGACCGGCCTTGTCAATGTGAAAGAAGACATTATGGGTCCTTGGGAGAAATGGTCCGAGCAGATGTGGAATGATCTCCGCAAATCGAGCGGTACGACTGTTGAAGTTCTTGGTGGACAGGTTCAGGTTGCGATAACACCCCCAAAGTTCGCGACGTATCTCGGTGGTAGCGACATTGGCTACGGAGAAGTCAAGGTCAACAAAGACTTGGGCTGTGGTGAGGTTGGCCTTGCAAAGAAGCATATGGAGATCGAACTTCCCGCTGGGACATCGTACCGATCCGGCGACTATATGGTTATTTTACCGCTAAACAGCATCACGAATGTGAGGCGTATCATGAAACGCTTCGATCTCGCGCCCGACGACAACATTATCGTTACTGGAACCAACAAGAGCTTCATCGCTACCGATTCGCCCATATCCGTCTTTGACCTGCTCATGACGCGTGTGGAGTTGAGCACACCCATTTCGCAGAAGCAACTCGAAACGCTCGCAGAAGCGACATCCGAAAACAAGCGGGGCAAGTTGTTGGAGCTCGCAACAGATGAGGTGTACAAAAGAGATGTCATCTCAAAGCGTTACAGCATCCTGGACATCCTTGAGGACTACCCAGACTGCCAGCTCGACTTTGCTACTTATCTCGACTCGCTAAAGCCCCTCTCACCCCGTCAATACAGCATCTCGTCCTCACCGATCGCCAACATCGAATTCACACAGAAGCCCGATGGCACCAACACGCAGCGCCTGACAGCCTCATTGACGTATGATGTACACGAAGAAGCCGCATGGAGTGGAGGTGGCCGTCAGTTCCGCGGCGCCGCATCTACATACCTTGCTAGACAAGAGCCTGGTGAAAAGGTCCGTTGCTTTACACGCCCAACGAACGTAAACTTCCATCTGCCACTGGATCCCACAGTACCTATCATCATGATCTGCGCGGGTTCTGGTCTAGCCCCCATGCGCGGCTTCATCCAAGAGCGAGCGGTTATCAAGAAGGCCCGCAATGCCACCGTTGGCCCAGCAATCCTGTACTTTGGCTGCCGCCACCACGAAAAGGATTTCATCTACGCGGACGAACTGGCGCAATGGGAAGCAGATGGCGTCGTTAGTGTGCGCGGATGCTTCTCCAAAGTCGCGCCTGAGGGACAGAAGGCCCAACGCGTGCCTGATCGTATGTGGGATGAGCGCAAGGAGTTGGCCCAGTTGTTTGGAGAACACGGTGCCAAGATCTTCATCTGTGGCAGTGCAAGTAAATTGGCGAAGAGCACTGCAGAGATCTGCATGAAGATCTACATGGACACATTTCCAGGTAAGACGGAAGATGATGCCCAGAAGTGGCTAGAGAAGGTCAAGGAGGATAGGTATGTCAGCGATGTGTTTGAGTGA
- a CDS encoding ENTH multi-domain protein — MDLNSLKDQVSNLTLYDLKAGFRKAQNAVMNYTEMEAKVREATNNEPWGASSTALQEIANGTFNYQLLNEIMPMIYKRFTEKASEEWRQIYKALQLLEYLIKNGSERVIDDARSHVSLLKMLRQFHFIDSNGKDQGINVRNRAKELADLLSDVDRIRTERKKARANRNKFGGVEGGAGLGVGGFSGTSGGGGGRYGGFGSEQADYGGYRGEVYGDGGGFGGNQSGFADTQQRRDRFDEYDEYDEGDSASPAPARRKETAAAPPKKEVKKEAPKPKEPEPVVDLLAWDDEPAPTSTAAGKQPVAAVSNDFGDDDDFDDFQSAAPAAPVSKPATSAFNMAPPASTSTITSSTQFAAPQAQSAAQNNNLSNLFATVSPPPANKMSMPMSQPPQPTGYQAAGPNYFTSVPQPAPHSGASTPSAMGGKIGGGAPKKAGGDAFASLLAGAAPKKAATPTQKVTMGDLAKQKTSQGLWGTPATASTPPAQTPQSGNKAGGALGDLLG; from the exons ATGGATCTCAACAGCTTGAAAGACCAAGTGAGCAATCTCACGCTCTACGACCTCAAGGCAGGATTCCGCAAAGCCCAAAATG CGGTGATGAATTACACGGAGATGGAGGCCAAAGTCCGCGAGGCGACGAACAACGAACCATGGG GTGCCTCATCTACTGCGCTACAGGAAATCGCCAATGGGACCTTCAACTA TCAACTACTCAATGAGATTATGCCCATGATCTACAAGCGCTTCACAGAAAAGGCATCAGAAGAGTGGAGGCAGATATACAAG GCCCTCCAACTTCTCGAATACCTAATCAAGAACGGCTCGGAACGAGTAATCGACGATGCGCGCTCTCACGTCTCTCTCCTCAAAATGCTACGCCAATTCCATTTCATCGACTCCAACGGCAAGGACCAGGGTATCAACGTCCGAAACCGCGCGAAAGAGCTCGCCGATCTCCTCAGCGACGTAGATCGCATTCGAACCGAGCGTAAGAAGGCACGCGCAAACAGGAACAAGTTCGGGGGTGTTGAAGGCGGGGCTGGCCTCGGTGTGGGTGGCTTTTCCGGCACCAGCGGTGGAGGCGGTGGCAGATACGGCGGGTTTGGCAGCGAGCAGGCAGACTATGGTGGTTACAGAGGTGAGGTTTACGGCGATGGTGGCGGCTTTGGGGGCAACCAGTCTGGCTTTGCAGACACCCAGCAGCGACGCGATCGATTTGACGAatacgacgagtacgacgaGGGCGACAGTGCTAGCCCGGCCCCGGCACGACGGAAGGAGACTGCAGCAGCCCCCCCAAAGAAGGAGGTCAAGAAAGAAGCACCAAAGCCCAAGGAACCTGAGCCTGTTGTGGATTTACTGGCTTGGGACGATGAGCCAGCGCCCACGTCGACAGCGGCAGGAAAGCAGCCTGTTGCTGCTGTAAGTAACGACTTtggcgacgatgacgatTTCGACGACTTCCAGTCCGCAGCACCCGCAGCACCAGTATCAAAGCCGGCCACATCAGCTTTCAACATGGCACCACCGGCATCTACCTCTACCATCACTTCCTCAACTCAATTCGCTGCACCACAAGCTCAATCTGCCGCGCAGAACAACAACTTGAGCAACCTGTTTGCTACCGTCTCACCACCACCGGCAAACAAGATGAGCATGCCCATGTCTCAGCCACCTCAGCCCACAGGGTACCAAGCAGCAGGCCCCAACTACTTCACGTCTGTTCCTCAGCCTGCGCCTCACTCAGGAGCGTCTACACCCTCGGCTATGGGCGGAAAAATTGGAGGAGGTGCTCCTAAGAAAGCAGGTGGTGATGCCTTCGCATCTCTTCTTGCTGGAGCCGCGCCAAAGAAAGCGGCGACGCCAACGCAGAAGGTCACCATGGGCGACTTGGCCAAGCAAAAGACATCTCAAGGACTATGGGGTACTCCCGCAACTGCAAGTACGCCCCCCGCACAAACGCCACAATCTGGAAACAAGGCTGGCGGTGCTTTGGGCGATTTGTTGGGATAG
- a CDS encoding PpiB, Peptidyl-prolyl cis-trans isomerase (rotamase): MPHLPRASALSAFRAVPQFRAPVNKRFFTPSAYNMTIKAYFDCSWTGPEVQVDNAGNVTKQGEVKAQTGRINFEVYDDVVPKTAENFRALCTSEKGFGYKGSKFHRVIPDFMLQGGDFTRGNGTGGKSIYGEKFADENFKLRHDKPFLLSMANAGPNTNGSQFFITTVVTSWLDGKHVVFGGVPDGDVESYKVVRAIELTGSGSGTIKYKDGQPTITGAGTL; this comes from the exons ATGCCCCACCTACCTAGAGCCTCTGCTCTATCTGCTTTCCGTGCCGTTCCCCAGTTTCGCGCTCCGGTCAACAAACGCTTCTTCACCCCTTCGGCATACAACATGACTATCAAAGCTTACTTTGATTGCTCCTGGACTGGGCCCGAAGTCCAGGTGGACAACGCTGGCAATGTCACCAAGCAGGGCGAGGTCAAAG CCCAGACCGGTCGCATCAACTTCGAGGTTTATGACGATGTCGTTCCCAAGACGGCTGAGAACTTCCGCGCTCTCTGCACGAGCGAGAAGGGCTTTGGGTACAAGGGCTCCAAGTTCCACCGTGTGATCCCGGACTTCATGCTTCAGGGTGGTGATTTCACTCGCGGCAAC GGCACTGGTGGCAAGTCCATCTATGGCGAGAAGTTTGCCGACGAGAACTTCAAGCTCAGGCACGACAAGCCCTTCCTTCTGTCCATGGCCAACGCCGGCCCCAACAC CAACGGCTCTCAGTTTTTCATCACCACCGTCGTTACCTCCTGGCTTGACGGCAAGCACGTTGTCTTTGGCGGCGTTCCCGACGGCGATGTCGAGTCTTACAAGGTTGTCCGAGCAATCGAGCTCACTGGTAGCGGAAGCGGCACCATCAAGTACAAGGACGGCCAGCCTACTATTACCGGCGCTGGTACTCTGTAA
- a CDS encoding MetC, Cystathionine beta-lyase-cystathionine gamma-synthase, with protein sequence MLYHASTHGIHADDQINTLTDVAPPIHTSTTFRYPHNPDDLQPVPTEGEFVDLQTPLIYSRLASASTNRLETILAPLLYPSATASDLAGSNGLANHVISYTSGLSAFHALLVNVVPKVIAISGGYHGCHGVIDLHKKMHGVRTVELHASEAEWDAAGLGKGDLVHLETPLNPTGEAFQIAKYAERAHARGALLSVDATFAPPGLQDPFRWGADIVMHSGTKYIGGHSDMLCGILAVLPGREGLQRAKTMRAERIFLGAVLGSLEGWLGC encoded by the exons ATGCTGTACCACGCCTCGACGCACGGCATCCACGCCGACGACCAAATCAACACACTCACCGACGTAGCCCCACCAATCCACACCTCCACCACCTTCCGCTACCCCCACAACCCCGATGACCTCCAGCCCGTGCCTACTGAAGGCGAATTTGTCGACCTCCAAACACCACTGATATACTCCCGTCTCGCCTCCGCCAGCACCAACCGCCTCGAAACCATCCTAGCCCCTTTACTCTACCCCTCAGCCACAGCCTCCGACCTCGCCGGCAGCAATGGCCTCGCAAACCACGTCATCAGCTACACCAGCGGCCTCAGCGCCTTCCACGCCCTTCTCGTAAACGTGGTGCCGAAAGTCATTGCCATCAGCGGCGGCTACCACGGCTGCCACGGCGTCATTGACCTGCACAAGAAAATGCATGGCGTGCGCACCGTTGAGTTGCATGCCTCAGAGGCCGAGTGGGACGCTGCCGGGCTCGGAAAAGGTGATCTCGTTCACCTAGAAACACCGCTCAACCCCACGGGCGAAGCTTTCCAGATCGCCAAATACGCTGAACGCGCGCATGCGCGGGGAGCGCTGTTGTCTGTCGATGCAACGTTTGCGCCGCCGGGGCTGCAGGATCCGTTTCGTTGGGGCGCGGATATTGTGATGCATTCTGGGACAAAGTATATCGGGGGTCATAGCGATATGCTTTGTGGTATCCTGGCTGTCTTACCTGGCAGGGAAGGATTGCAGCGTGCCAAGACGATGCGCGCAGAACGCATTTTCCTAGGTGCAGTCCTGGGGAGTTTGGAGGGGTGGTTGGGT TGCTAG